From the Cervus elaphus chromosome 20, mCerEla1.1, whole genome shotgun sequence genome, one window contains:
- the TTF2 gene encoding transcription termination factor 2 isoform X2 — MEVVRCPEHGTLCLLKTGIREGPNKGKSFYVCRADTCNFVRTTDIPVSHCLLHEDFVVELQGLSLSQSKKEYRLFFRCVKSKAEGKQWCGNIPWQDPNSKEHSGTSKSQHASEPSHYPSSQQRNPFKVLDKNQEPSVWKQFIKGEDEEKTADKKQREKGDPLLDQKKEQKLESKCWTEKELSSGLGVKKKESAVQDKQQREKTEFQCEAKEIEGMHKRNLFEMKFKQVHGNVLREPSAFQVKSDSESHSVQKESEPLTEKETKPLPRIVHSQHSVSQPLKGKHLNKEHPKSGEAGETKTGNNPSTQTLQKSLPQGHFQAQSETRDMPAPEEPAAQPAPLATGRPAGGRRDADTSSADSEEEDVVFVSSKPGSPLLFDLPPDTQEKKNLKLPGQSVQRNVSSAPSVSKKGEPSDATAQRVFLTTQLKQKKSTLASVNIQALPDKGQKLFKQIQELEEALSALALSPEQDAKEKSNTQEPQQSHFTKETTDPPHLLPPKPLQGQDPWPLGSRGLKAAHQEAAGRSDQCCGGSVSQNGLHAVWKITSEAIDELHRSLESCPGETAMAEDPAGLKVSLLPHQKQALAWLLWRESQKPRGGILADDMGLGKTLTMIALILTQKNQKKSEEKDETTALTWLSKNDSSEFTSHGTLIICPASLIHHWKNEVEKHVSHNRLRVCLYHGPNRNQHAKVLSTYDIVITTYSLLAKEIPTAKQDEQIPGANPSVEGTSSPLLRVVWARIILDEAHNVKNPRVQTSMAVCKLQAQARWAVTGTPIQNNLLDMYSLLKFLRCSPFDEFKLWKSQVDNGSKKGGERLNILTRTLLLRRTKDQLDSAGKPLVVLPQRKFQLHRLKLSEDEETVYSVLFARSRLALQYYLKRHESGSNQSGRSPDNPFNRVAQEFGSHGPGPSAAASWATSSTAHILSQLLRLRQCCCHLSLLKSALDPSELKSEGLALSLEEQLSALTLSEFHDSEPSASVSLNGKCFKVELFDDKRESTKISSLLAELEAVRRNSGSQKSVIVSQWTSMLKVIALHLKRCGFTYATIDGSVNPKQRMDLVEAFNSTRGPQVMLISLLAGGVGLNLTGGNHLFLLDMH; from the exons gATCCTAATTCTAAAGAACATTCTGGAACCAGTAAGTCTCAGCATGCCTCTGAGCCATCTCACTATCCTTCCAGCCAGCAGAGAAACCCGTTCAAGGTACTTGATAAGAATCAAGAACCATCCGTCTGGAAACAGTTCATCAAAGGTGAAGATGAGGAAAAGACAGCTgataagaagcaaagagaaaagggagACCCACTCCTGGATCAGAAGAAGGAACAGAAGCTGGAATCTAAGTGCTGGACGGAGAAAGAGCTCTCATCTGGCTTgggagtaaagaaaaaagaatctgcagTTCAAGACAAGCAGCAAAGGGAGAAGACAGAGTTTCAGTGCGAAGCAAAGGAGATAGAAGGGATGCACAAAAGAAACCTTTTTGAGATGAAATTCAAACAGGTCCATGGAAATGTGCTCAGAGAACCATCTGCATTTCAGGTGAAGTCAGATAGTGAGAGTCATTCTGTCCAAAAAGAGTCAGAACCTctgacagaaaaggaaactaagcCTTTGCCTCGAATTGTTCACAGTCAACACTCAGTAAGCCAGCCCCTGAAAGGGAAGCACCTCAACAAGGAGCACCCCAAGAGCGGGGAGGCTGGAGAAACAAAGACAGGGAACAACCCAAGCACACAGACCCTCCAGAAGAGTCTGCCCCAGGGCCATTTTCAGGCTCAGTCGGAGACCCGGGACATGCCTGCTCCAGAGGAACCCGCTGCTCAGCCTGCACCACTGGCTACAGGGCGTCCCGCAGGAGGGAGGCGAGACGCTGACACAAGCAGTGCTGACAGTGAGGAAGAGGACGTTGTTTTTGTTTCGTCTAAGCCAGGGAGCCCCTTACTCTTTGACTTGCCTCCAGACACACAGGAGAAGAAGAACCTTAAACTCCCTGGTCAGAGTGTGCAAAGAAATGTTTCTTCTGCCCCGAGTGTCTCCAAGAAGGGAGAACCTTCAGACGCAACAGCCCAACGTGTGTTCCTCACAACACAACTGAAACAAAAGAAG AGCACACTGGCATCGGTGAACATCCAGGCTCTTCCAGACAAGGGTCAGAAGTTGTTCAAGCAAATCCAGGAGCTGGAGGAAGCGCTCAGTGCCCTGGCCCTCTCCCCAGAGCAAG ACGCTAAGGAGAAGAGTAACACTCAGGAACCTCAGCAGAGTCACTTCACCAAAGAGACCACTGACCCTCCCCACTTGCTGCCTCCCAAGCCCCTGCAGGGTCAGGATCCCTGGCCTCTGGGTTCTCGAGGACTGAAGGCTGCCCACCAGGAAGCTGCTGGAAGGTCTGATCAGTGCTGTGGAG GCTCTGTGAGCCAGAATGGCCTTCACGCAGTGTGGAAGATCACAAGTGAAGCCATTGATGAGCTACATCGATCTCTTGAGTCGTGTCCTGGGGAGACCGCCATGGCAGAGGATCCAGCTGGGCTGAAG GTCTCTTTGCTGCCACACCAGAAGCAGGCATTAGCCTGGCTGCTATGGCGGGAAAGCCAGAAGCCACGAGGAGGAATTTTGG CTGATGATATGGGGTTAGGAAAAACCCTGACAATGATTGCACTCATCCTGAcccaaaagaatcaaaagaaaagcGAAGAAAAGGACGAAACCACGGCTTTGACTTGGCTTTCCAAAAATG ACTCCTCTGAGTTCACTTCTCATGGAACACTAATCATCTGTCCTGCCTCTCTGATCCATCATTGGAAAAATGAGGTGGAGAAACATGTGAGCCACAACAGATTAAGAGTCTGTCTGTATCATGGGCCAAACCGGAATCAACATGCAAAAGT CCTCTCCACGTACGACATCGTGATCACCACCTACAGCCTCCTGGCCAAGGAGATCCCCACAGCGAAACAAGACGAACAGATCCCGGGTGCAAACCCCAGTGTGGAG ggGACATCATCACCTTTGCTTCGAGTAGTGTGGGCTCGAATCATATTGGATGAAGCTCACAACGTTAAGAATCCCCGGGTGCAGACTTCCATGGCCGTGTGTAAGCTCCAGGCCCAAGCCCGGTGGGCTGTCACTGGAACACCAATTCAGAACAACTTGTTGGACATGTATTCACTGCTGAA ATTTCTCCGTTGTTCTCCATTTGATGAGTTTAAGCTGTGGAAGAGTCAAGTAGACAATGGCTCAAAGAAAGGAGGAGAACGGTTAAATATCTTAACCAGGACCCTTTTGCTGAGGAGAACAAAGGACCAGCTGGACTCCGCCGGCAAGCCCTTG GTGGTGCTGCCCCAGCGTAAATTTCAGTTGCACCGTTTAAAACTCTCTGAAGACGAAGAGACTGTCTATAGTGTCCTTTTTGCAAGATCGAG GTTGGCTCTGCAGTACTATCTAAAAAGACATGAAAGTGGGAGCAACCAATCTGGAAGAAGCCCTGACAATCCATTCAATAGAG TGGCCCAGGAGTTTGGGTCCCACGGGCCTGGGCCCTCCGCGGCAGCCAGCTGGGCGACCTCCAGCACCGCCCACATCCTGTCCCAGCTGCTGCGGCTCCGCCAGTGTTGCTGCCACCTCTCTCTGCTGAAGTCG GCCCTGGATCCGTCGGAGCTGAAGAGTGAAGGTCTGGCCCTCTCCCTGGAGGAGCAGCTCAGTGCCTTGACCTTGTCCGAATTTCACGACTCAGAGCCGTCTGCCTCCGTTTCCCTTAATGGCAAATGCTTCAAGGTGGAGCTTTTTGATGACAAGAGAGAGAGCACCAAG ATTTCATCCCTGTTGGCAGAATTGGAGGCAGTCCGAAGAAATTCAGGGTCCCAAAAGAG tGTCATTGTCTCTCAGTGGACCAGCATGCTGAAGGTTATAGCCTTGCAtcttaagagatgtggatttacTTATGCCACCATCGATGGCTCTGTCAACCCCAAACAGAGAATGGACTTGGTAGAGGCATTTAACAGCACCAGGGGCCCTCAG GTTATGCTAATTTCTCTCTTGGCTGGAGGTGTCGGTCTAAACCTGACTGGAGGAAACCATCTTTTTCTTCTGGACATGCACTG A